The Anguilla anguilla isolate fAngAng1 chromosome 4, fAngAng1.pri, whole genome shotgun sequence genome has a window encoding:
- the LOC118225533 gene encoding RNA-binding protein MEX3B-like, which produces MENEMVVKSLHAGVVLPGEMETDSRDEEHQEALCFTLDQLSLVAVEKADCGGEGGLVDSHDTPDSNSDTCNGVGGFVGLQMLEHPGGSVGSPSSCSPPPEYYASGGFHITGPHAHAVLGEPSSVLCGRKRSVNMTECVPVPSSEHVAEIVGRQGCKIKALRAKTNTYIKTPVRGEEPVFIVTGRREDVEMAKHEILSAAEHFSMIRASRCKAGGAAGAGAVGGGLPGPPHLPGQVTIQVRVPYRVVGLVVGPKGATVKRIQQQTHTYIVTPSREKDPVFEVTGMPENVDRAREEIETHITLRTGAFVDLQGDNDFHSNGTDVSLEGLGAGGGGLWSRAGHSAPPPPLPGRKARSASFHSAGLALGSAPSESCSPDSPFSTGSVGGGFVFGGDLPAPSAEELGFELGGSGGGGGGANIWAPFANARQQQQQQRRNNGAVTPRVSPTLPPPPPPPPSSSDPAGLEHPLARRAQSDPLSALSWLQAGGASFSRGSSSSSTTGYSSSCSASSLPGGSPTESEGGGGGAAMLARFKAAAGLAGGYGPGARDCYVCFESEVMAALVPCGHNLFCMDCAGQICQSAEPECPVCHTPATQCIRIFS; this is translated from the exons ATGGAGAATGAGATGGTGGTGAAGAGCCTGCACGCTGGAGTCGTTCTGCCCGGGGAAATGGAGACGGACTCCAGAGACGAAGAACATCAGGAGGCGCTCTGCTTCACCCTCGATCAATTATCTCTCGTGGCTGTTGAAAAGGCAGACTGTGGTGGCGAGGGAGGGCTAGTCGATTCCCATGACACGCCGGACTCTAACTCCGATACGTGCAACGGTGTAGGGGGCTTCGTCGGCTTACAGATGCTTGAACACCCCGGAGGCTCGGTGGGATCCCCGTCTTCCTGCTCTCCACCCCCGGAGTACTACGCCTCGGGTGGATTCCACATTACCGGCCCGCACGCTCACGCCGTGCTCGGGGAGCCGAGCTCCGTCCTCTGTGGCCGAAAGAGGAGCGTTAACATGACGGAATGTGTTCCAGTTCCTAGTTCTGAGCATGTTGCTGAAATCGTGGGGCGGCAAG GGTGTAAGATCAAGGCCCTGCGCGCCAAGACCAACACGTACATCAAGACGCCGGTGCGCGGGGAGGAGCCGGTGTTCATCGTGACGGGCCGCCGCGAGGACGTGGAGATGGCCAAGCACGAGATCCTGTCGGCGGCCGAGCACTTCTCCATGATCCGCGCGTCCCGCTGCAAGGCCGGGGGCGCGGCGGGGGCCGGGGCGGTCGGGGGGGGCCTCCCGGGGCCCCCGCACCTGCCGGGCCAGGTGACCATCCAGGTGCGCGTGCCGTACCGCGTGGTGGGCCTGGTGGTGGGGCCCAAGGGTGCCACGGTGAAGCGGATCCAGCAGCAGACGCACACCTACATCGTGACGCCGAGCCGCGAGAAGGACCCGGTGTTCGAGGTGACGGGCATGCCGGAGAACGTGGACCGCGCGCGGGAGGAGATCGAGACGCACATCACGCTGCGCACCGGCGCCTTCGTCGACCTGCAGGGCGACAACGACTTCCACAGCAACGGCACCGACGTCAGCCTGGAGGGGCTGGGCGCCGGCGGGGGTGGGCTCTGGTCCCGGGCCGGCcactcggccccgcccccgccgctccCCGGCAGGAAGGCTCGGTCCGCCTCCTTCCACAGCGCCGGCCTGGCCctgggctccgccccctcggAGAGCTGCAGCCCCGACAGCCCCTTCAGCACCGGCAGCGTCGGGGGCGGCTTCGTCTTCGGGGGCGACCTTCCCGCCCCGTCTGCGGAGGAGCTGGGGTTCGAGCTCGGGggcagcggcggcgggggcggcggcgctAACATCTGGGCGCCGTTCGCTAACgcgcggcagcagcagcagcagcagcggcgcaACAACGGGGCGGTCACGCCGCGCGTCTCCCCCaccctgccgccgccgccgccgccgccgccgtcgtcgtCCGACCCCGCCGGCCTGGAGCACCCGCTGGCCCGCCGCGCCCAGAGCGACCCGCTCAGCGCCCTCTCCTGGCTGCAGGCGGGCGGCGCCTCCTTCTCCCGgggctccagcagcagcagcaccacgggctactcctcctcctgctccgcctcctccctgcCCGGGGGCTCGCCCACCGAGTcggagggcgggggcggcggcgcggCCATGCTGGCCCGCTTCAAGGCCGCCGCCGGCCTGGCGGGGGGGTACGGGCCGGGCGCCCGGGACTGCTACGTCTGCTTCGAGAGCGAGGTGATGGCGGCCCTGGTGCCCTGCGGGCACAACCTCTTCTGCATGGACTGCGCCGGGCAGATCTGCCAGTCGGCCGAGCCAGAGTGCCCGGTGTGCCACACCCCCGCCACCCAGTGCATCCGCATCTTCTCGTAa